A DNA window from Brassica napus cultivar Da-Ae chromosome C1, Da-Ae, whole genome shotgun sequence contains the following coding sequences:
- the LOC106376846 gene encoding kinesin-like protein KIN-13B isoform X2, which translates to MNGRQRSGAAAVHHQRQLSDNPLDMSSSNGRWLQSTGLPHFQPSPNDYGYYGGGQGARGYQNAQRNDFFGEPTTPQYGSRPSSQRRNNDESEFSPGLLDLHSFDTELLPEIPVSSQLDGPSMFNPSQSQSFDDFEAYNKQQPNRSRALADNLAAEKEKMNAVAKIKVVVRKRPLNKKESVKNEEDIIDTHSNCLTVHETKVKVDLTAYVEKHEFVFDAVLDEEVSNDEVYRETVEPVVPLIFQRIKATCFAYGQTGSGKTYTMKPLPLKASRDILRLMHHTYRNQGFQLFVSFFEIYGGKLYDLLSERKKLCMREDGKQQVCIVGLQEYRVSDTDAIVELIERGSATRSTGTTGANEESSRSHAILQLAIKKSAEGNQSKPPRLVGKLSFIDLAGSERGADTTDNDKQTRLEGAEINKSLLALKECIRALDNDQGHIPFRGSKLTEVLRDSFMGNSRTVMISCISPSSGSCEHTLNTLRYADRVKSLSKGNGSKKDVSSSTLNLRESTKVPLSTALPAPSNYEDDVNEMWNEENDEFDASDYEQEKQMWKKNVKPEVSYAQERIQKPNIPMKSRDMPRPDMKKSSSDDNLNALLQEEEDLVNAHRKQVEDTMNIVKEEMNLLVEADQPGNHLDGYISRLNTILSQKAAGILQLQNRLAHFQKRLREHKVLVSTTTGY; encoded by the exons ATGAACGGGAGACAGAGATCTGGCGCGGCGGCGGTTCACCACCAGAGGCAGCTCTCCGATAACCCTCTCGACATGTCTTCCTCCAATGGCAGATGGCTCCAATCCACTGGTCTCCCGCACTTTCAGCCATCCCCCAAT GATTATGGATACTATGGTGGTGGACAAGGAGCAAGAGGATACCAGAATGCTCAGAGAAACGACTTCTTTGGAGAACCAACTACTCCTCAATACGGTTCTCGTCCATCGAGCCAACGAAGGAACAATGATGAATCTGAGTTTAGTCCCGGCCTCTTGGATCTTCATTCTTTTGATACTGAGCTTCTTCCTGAG ATTCCAGTTTCTAGCCAGTTAGATGGACCGTCAATGTTCAATCCTAGTCAAAGCCAAAGCTTTGATGACTTTGAGGCTTACAACAAGCAGCAGCCTAACCGTAGCCGTGCGTTGGCTGATAACTTGGCAGCTGAGAAAGAAAAGATGAATGCTGTTGCAAAGATCAAAGTTGTT GTGCGCAAGAGACCACTTAACAAAAAGGAGTCGGTAAAAAACGAGGAAGACATTATTGACACACATTCCAATTGCTTAACAGTTCACGAAACCAAAGTCAAG GTTGACTTGACAGCTTATGTTGAAAAGCATGAGTTTGTGTTTGATGCTGTGTTAGATGAGGAAGTATCAAATGATGAGGTCTATCGTGAGACAGTGGAGCCTGTTGTGCCATTAATTTTCCAGCGCATCAAAGCCACTTGCTTTGCATATGGGCAGACAG GTAGTGGCAAAACCTATACAATGAAGCCTTTGCCTCTTAAGGCTTCAAGGGATATCCTAAGGTTGATGCACCACACGTACAGAAACCAAGGGTTTCAGCTGTTCGTCAGCTTCTTCGAAATCTACGGAGGAAAGCTTTATGATCTCCTCAGCGAGAGGAA GAAGCTGTGCATGAGAGAGGACGGTAAGCAGCAAGTGTGCATCGTCGGTTTGCAAGAGTACAGAGTCTCCGACACAGATGCTATCGTGGAGCTTATCGAGAGAGGAAGCGCGACGAGAAGTACTGGAACCACTGGCGCAAACGAAGAATCCTCTCGCTCTCACGCTATCCTTCAGCTCGCTATTAAAAAATCAGCTGAGGGGAATCAGTCAAAGCCCCCTCGCCTCGTTGGCAAGCTTTCTTTCATCGATCTTGCTGGAAGTGAACGAGGTGCAGACACAACGGACAATGACAAGCAGACGAGATTGGAAGGAGCAGAGATCAATAAGAGCTTGCTGGCGTTAAAAGAGTGTATTAGAGCTTTGGATAATGATCAAGGTCACATCCCTTTTAGAGGGAGTAAGTTGACTGAAGTTCTCAGGGACTCTTTCATGGGGAACTCTCGTACTGtgatgatatcttgcatatctCCGAGCTCTGGATCGTGTGAGCACACTCTTAACACCTTAAGATACGCTGACAG GGTTAAGAGTCTCTCGAAGGGAAACGGCTCTAAGAAAGATGTGTCTTCTTCAACGTTAAACCTAAGGGAGTCTACAAAGGTTCCTTTATCTACCGCACTTCCTGCTCCTTCCAACTATGAGGATGACGTGAATGAGATGTGGAATGAAGAGAACGATGAGTTTGATGCATCGGATTACGAGCAAGAGAAGCAAATGTGGAAGAAAAACGTGAAGCCAGAGGTTTCCTATGCACAGGAGAGAATCCAGAAACCTAATATTCCAATGAAGTCAAGAGACATGCCAAGGCCTGATATGAAGAAGTCAAGCTCCGATGACAATCTAAATGCACTTCTGCAG gaagaagaagaccTTGTGAATGCACACCGTAAACAAGTTGAGGATACCATGAACATAGTGAAAGAG GAGATGAATCTGCTGGTGGAAGCAGACCAGCCTGGAAACCATCTAGATGGTTACATTTCGAGACTGAACACAATTCTCTCTCAGAAGGCTGCAGGTATACTCCAACTGCAGAACCGTCTTGCTCATTTCCAGAAGCGCCTTAGGGAGCACAAGGTATTGGTCTCTACTACCACTGGGTACTGA
- the LOC106376846 gene encoding kinesin-like protein KIN-13B isoform X1, giving the protein MNGRQRSGAAAVHHQRQLSDNPLDMSSSNGRWLQSTGLPHFQPSPNDYGYYGGGQGARGYQNAQRNDFFGEPTTPQYGSRPSSQRRNNDESEFSPGLLDLHSFDTELLPEQIPVSSQLDGPSMFNPSQSQSFDDFEAYNKQQPNRSRALADNLAAEKEKMNAVAKIKVVVRKRPLNKKESVKNEEDIIDTHSNCLTVHETKVKVDLTAYVEKHEFVFDAVLDEEVSNDEVYRETVEPVVPLIFQRIKATCFAYGQTGSGKTYTMKPLPLKASRDILRLMHHTYRNQGFQLFVSFFEIYGGKLYDLLSERKKLCMREDGKQQVCIVGLQEYRVSDTDAIVELIERGSATRSTGTTGANEESSRSHAILQLAIKKSAEGNQSKPPRLVGKLSFIDLAGSERGADTTDNDKQTRLEGAEINKSLLALKECIRALDNDQGHIPFRGSKLTEVLRDSFMGNSRTVMISCISPSSGSCEHTLNTLRYADRVKSLSKGNGSKKDVSSSTLNLRESTKVPLSTALPAPSNYEDDVNEMWNEENDEFDASDYEQEKQMWKKNVKPEVSYAQERIQKPNIPMKSRDMPRPDMKKSSSDDNLNALLQEEEDLVNAHRKQVEDTMNIVKEEMNLLVEADQPGNHLDGYISRLNTILSQKAAGILQLQNRLAHFQKRLREHKVLVSTTTGY; this is encoded by the exons ATGAACGGGAGACAGAGATCTGGCGCGGCGGCGGTTCACCACCAGAGGCAGCTCTCCGATAACCCTCTCGACATGTCTTCCTCCAATGGCAGATGGCTCCAATCCACTGGTCTCCCGCACTTTCAGCCATCCCCCAAT GATTATGGATACTATGGTGGTGGACAAGGAGCAAGAGGATACCAGAATGCTCAGAGAAACGACTTCTTTGGAGAACCAACTACTCCTCAATACGGTTCTCGTCCATCGAGCCAACGAAGGAACAATGATGAATCTGAGTTTAGTCCCGGCCTCTTGGATCTTCATTCTTTTGATACTGAGCTTCTTCCTGAG cAGATTCCAGTTTCTAGCCAGTTAGATGGACCGTCAATGTTCAATCCTAGTCAAAGCCAAAGCTTTGATGACTTTGAGGCTTACAACAAGCAGCAGCCTAACCGTAGCCGTGCGTTGGCTGATAACTTGGCAGCTGAGAAAGAAAAGATGAATGCTGTTGCAAAGATCAAAGTTGTT GTGCGCAAGAGACCACTTAACAAAAAGGAGTCGGTAAAAAACGAGGAAGACATTATTGACACACATTCCAATTGCTTAACAGTTCACGAAACCAAAGTCAAG GTTGACTTGACAGCTTATGTTGAAAAGCATGAGTTTGTGTTTGATGCTGTGTTAGATGAGGAAGTATCAAATGATGAGGTCTATCGTGAGACAGTGGAGCCTGTTGTGCCATTAATTTTCCAGCGCATCAAAGCCACTTGCTTTGCATATGGGCAGACAG GTAGTGGCAAAACCTATACAATGAAGCCTTTGCCTCTTAAGGCTTCAAGGGATATCCTAAGGTTGATGCACCACACGTACAGAAACCAAGGGTTTCAGCTGTTCGTCAGCTTCTTCGAAATCTACGGAGGAAAGCTTTATGATCTCCTCAGCGAGAGGAA GAAGCTGTGCATGAGAGAGGACGGTAAGCAGCAAGTGTGCATCGTCGGTTTGCAAGAGTACAGAGTCTCCGACACAGATGCTATCGTGGAGCTTATCGAGAGAGGAAGCGCGACGAGAAGTACTGGAACCACTGGCGCAAACGAAGAATCCTCTCGCTCTCACGCTATCCTTCAGCTCGCTATTAAAAAATCAGCTGAGGGGAATCAGTCAAAGCCCCCTCGCCTCGTTGGCAAGCTTTCTTTCATCGATCTTGCTGGAAGTGAACGAGGTGCAGACACAACGGACAATGACAAGCAGACGAGATTGGAAGGAGCAGAGATCAATAAGAGCTTGCTGGCGTTAAAAGAGTGTATTAGAGCTTTGGATAATGATCAAGGTCACATCCCTTTTAGAGGGAGTAAGTTGACTGAAGTTCTCAGGGACTCTTTCATGGGGAACTCTCGTACTGtgatgatatcttgcatatctCCGAGCTCTGGATCGTGTGAGCACACTCTTAACACCTTAAGATACGCTGACAG GGTTAAGAGTCTCTCGAAGGGAAACGGCTCTAAGAAAGATGTGTCTTCTTCAACGTTAAACCTAAGGGAGTCTACAAAGGTTCCTTTATCTACCGCACTTCCTGCTCCTTCCAACTATGAGGATGACGTGAATGAGATGTGGAATGAAGAGAACGATGAGTTTGATGCATCGGATTACGAGCAAGAGAAGCAAATGTGGAAGAAAAACGTGAAGCCAGAGGTTTCCTATGCACAGGAGAGAATCCAGAAACCTAATATTCCAATGAAGTCAAGAGACATGCCAAGGCCTGATATGAAGAAGTCAAGCTCCGATGACAATCTAAATGCACTTCTGCAG gaagaagaagaccTTGTGAATGCACACCGTAAACAAGTTGAGGATACCATGAACATAGTGAAAGAG GAGATGAATCTGCTGGTGGAAGCAGACCAGCCTGGAAACCATCTAGATGGTTACATTTCGAGACTGAACACAATTCTCTCTCAGAAGGCTGCAGGTATACTCCAACTGCAGAACCGTCTTGCTCATTTCCAGAAGCGCCTTAGGGAGCACAAGGTATTGGTCTCTACTACCACTGGGTACTGA